The following proteins come from a genomic window of Bacillota bacterium:
- the dxs gene encoding 1-deoxy-D-xylulose-5-phosphate synthase — MKSFTGSLKLPEDLKTLSDEQLKIVAAEVREYMIRTVADNGGHLAASLGVVELSIALHCNYNSPLDRIIWDVGHQSYPHKLLTGRWDEFASLRRYKGLCGFPKPSESEHDPFATGHSSTSISAALGFAQARDHLGNKYKVIAVIGDGALTGGMAYEALNHAGHIKANLMVILNDNKMSIGSNVGSMSAYLARLRSDPKYSRLKEDFEHFVKRIPLVGNKIVHTAERIKGGLKYLIMPGMLFEELGFTYFGPVDGHNIKAIRNVLRQADKLKGPVLVHVVTEKGKGYSFAEESPDIFHGVGPFNLSNGLPLKKKSPTYTEVFGKTMLKLAEENENLVAITAAMTAGTGLNKFSKRYPDRFYDVGIAEQHAVTMAAALASGGMRPVVAVYSTFLQRAFDQMLHDTCMQKLPVIFAIDRAGIVGEDGETHQGLFDLTYLRSMPNMAIMAPSNAAEMQNMLYTAANYKKGPVAIRYPRDKVSDPDLKEPQIVPWGKGELLQQGEDILLIGVGPVVESAMQAAERLIWQGVKAAVINARFVKPLDEELIASWALKCGKVITIEENILAGGFGSGIVEMFEKKGIAAPVKSLAIDDRFVEHGTRAEILTCYGLNAENIFNAALAFCGKEAVKEIN, encoded by the coding sequence ATGAAAAGCTTTACAGGGTCTTTAAAATTACCTGAGGATTTAAAAACACTCAGTGACGAGCAGTTGAAAATAGTTGCCGCTGAAGTGCGTGAATATATGATCAGGACGGTAGCGGACAATGGGGGACACCTTGCCGCCAGCCTGGGTGTTGTTGAACTCTCTATTGCCCTCCACTGCAACTATAACAGCCCTCTGGACAGAATTATCTGGGATGTGGGACACCAGAGTTATCCTCACAAACTGCTCACGGGAAGATGGGATGAATTTGCATCGTTGAGGCGCTACAAAGGTCTATGTGGTTTTCCAAAACCATCTGAAAGCGAACATGATCCTTTTGCAACCGGCCACAGCAGCACATCTATTTCGGCAGCACTGGGCTTTGCCCAGGCCCGGGATCATTTGGGTAATAAGTATAAAGTGATTGCTGTTATCGGTGATGGGGCGCTGACAGGTGGTATGGCCTACGAAGCGCTGAACCATGCCGGGCATATTAAAGCTAACCTGATGGTGATCTTGAATGATAACAAGATGTCGATCGGATCAAACGTGGGAAGCATGTCCGCTTACCTGGCGCGGCTTCGTTCCGACCCAAAATATTCGCGGTTAAAAGAAGATTTTGAGCACTTTGTTAAACGTATACCACTGGTTGGAAATAAAATTGTGCATACTGCAGAGCGAATTAAAGGCGGACTTAAATATTTGATCATGCCCGGTATGCTTTTTGAAGAGCTTGGATTTACCTATTTCGGACCTGTTGACGGGCACAACATAAAAGCGATCAGGAATGTGCTCAGGCAGGCTGATAAATTGAAAGGACCTGTGCTGGTTCATGTTGTAACGGAAAAAGGAAAAGGTTACAGTTTCGCCGAGGAATCACCGGATATATTTCACGGCGTGGGACCTTTCAACCTGTCCAATGGCCTGCCACTCAAGAAGAAGAGCCCGACCTACACAGAAGTATTCGGTAAGACAATGCTGAAATTAGCTGAAGAAAATGAAAACCTGGTGGCTATTACAGCTGCAATGACAGCCGGAACAGGATTGAATAAATTTTCAAAGCGATATCCTGATCGATTCTACGATGTTGGCATAGCTGAACAGCATGCTGTTACCATGGCAGCAGCACTGGCATCTGGAGGAATGCGTCCGGTAGTTGCTGTATACAGTACTTTTTTGCAGAGGGCTTTTGATCAGATGCTGCACGATACATGTATGCAAAAACTCCCGGTTATATTTGCCATTGACCGGGCTGGCATCGTCGGTGAAGATGGTGAAACGCACCAGGGTCTCTTTGATTTGACCTATCTGCGCAGTATGCCGAATATGGCGATCATGGCTCCTTCGAATGCAGCTGAAATGCAGAATATGCTTTACACAGCGGCAAATTACAAAAAGGGTCCGGTAGCGATTCGTTATCCAAGAGATAAGGTTAGCGATCCAGATCTTAAGGAGCCACAAATTGTCCCCTGGGGTAAAGGTGAACTGCTGCAGCAAGGAGAAGATATTCTACTCATTGGTGTCGGGCCCGTTGTCGAGTCAGCGATGCAGGCAGCAGAAAGGCTGATCTGGCAGGGTGTTAAGGCCGCAGTTATTAATGCCCGTTTCGTTAAACCGCTGGATGAAGAACTGATTGCCAGTTGGGCGCTTAAGTGTGGAAAAGTTATAACCATTGAAGAAAATATTCTGGCCGGCGGTTTCGGCAGCGGCATTGTTGAAATGTTTGAAAAAAAAGGAATAGCTGCTCCTGTGAAGAGTCTGGCTATAGATGATCGTTTTGTCGAACACGGCACCAGGGCAGAGATTCTTACCTGCTACGGACTGAATGCAGAAAACATTTTTAACGCTGCCCTGGCTTTTTGCGGTAAAGAGGCAGTGAAGGAGATCAATTGA
- a CDS encoding tetrahydrofolate dehydrogenase/cyclohydrolase catalytic domain-containing protein has protein sequence MSLVIDCVAIGEELMKEIVKETGELKAKGITPGIATLLVGDDFGANMYRGQVEKFCEEAGFNYVNMNPAADVSEQEVIEIVKKLNDDPAVSGILPLRPFPEQISDSAVINTIDVNKDIDCFHPFNMGKLALGEVTFPPATPAAVIEILERYARGEEKVDPKDFFEGAEIVVVGHSNIVGKPVAYLAVNRNATTSITHVFTSMKGNLAKHTTGADILIVAAGKADLIGPDLVKEGAIVIDVGINRVKVLDEKGEPVLNDKGKPKSKTVGDVSFEAVKDKTKAITPVPGGVGSVTNRMLMKNALKACKMSHGLL, from the coding sequence ATGAGTTTGGTTATTGATTGTGTAGCTATCGGTGAAGAACTGATGAAAGAGATTGTAAAAGAAACAGGAGAGCTAAAGGCAAAGGGTATCACACCCGGCATTGCAACTCTATTGGTAGGAGATGATTTCGGTGCGAACATGTACCGCGGCCAGGTAGAAAAATTCTGCGAAGAAGCTGGTTTTAACTATGTTAACATGAATCCTGCAGCTGATGTTTCAGAGCAAGAAGTTATAGAGATCGTCAAGAAGCTAAATGATGATCCTGCCGTCAGCGGTATTTTACCTTTAAGGCCTTTTCCGGAACAGATCTCTGACAGCGCAGTAATTAACACGATTGATGTTAATAAAGATATCGACTGCTTCCATCCATTTAACATGGGGAAACTGGCACTTGGCGAGGTAACATTCCCGCCCGCTACTCCGGCAGCGGTTATCGAAATTTTGGAACGGTATGCCCGTGGAGAAGAAAAAGTTGATCCCAAAGATTTCTTTGAAGGAGCAGAAATAGTCGTAGTCGGCCACTCCAATATTGTAGGTAAACCGGTTGCTTATCTGGCAGTAAACCGCAATGCAACAACCTCAATAACCCATGTATTCACCAGTATGAAAGGCAACCTGGCGAAGCATACAACCGGAGCTGATATTCTGATTGTTGCAGCCGGAAAAGCGGATCTAATCGGTCCCGATCTGGTAAAAGAGGGAGCTATTGTGATTGACGTTGGGATTAACCGGGTTAAGGTTCTTGATGAAAAAGGAGAGCCCGTTCTTAACGATAAAGGTAAACCGAAATCGAAGACAGTCGGTGACGTTTCATTCGAAGCAGTTAAAGATAAAACTAAGGCTATCACACCGGTTCCGGGCGGTGTTGGCTCTGTTACAAACAGGATGCTGATGAAGAATGCCCTTAAAGCCTGTAAAATGAGTCATGGGCTCCTCTAA
- a CDS encoding cyclodeaminase/cyclohydrolase family protein, translated as MAMAENSCAHFLEVLASKAPVPGGGGAAAMGGAIGMALSNMVGNLTVGKKKYAEVEEEVKELLGKGTKIIEELKKLVDRDAEVFEPLAKAYGLPKDTPEQVAHKERVMEECSIEACSVPMEIMRKSYAGIKIHERMGQIGSKLAISDVGCGVVFLKAALISGQLNVLINLGSIKNEKFVQETTDEMSRLLDDGIRVADQTLELVISKLT; from the coding sequence ATGGCAATGGCCGAAAATAGCTGTGCGCATTTTCTGGAAGTTCTTGCTTCCAAGGCGCCGGTTCCCGGAGGCGGTGGTGCTGCCGCGATGGGTGGTGCAATCGGAATGGCTCTTTCAAACATGGTAGGCAATCTGACAGTTGGGAAAAAGAAGTATGCCGAAGTTGAGGAAGAAGTCAAAGAACTTTTAGGCAAGGGCACAAAGATTATTGAAGAGCTGAAAAAACTGGTAGACAGGGATGCAGAGGTATTTGAGCCTTTGGCAAAAGCTTATGGGTTACCGAAAGATACGCCTGAACAGGTTGCACACAAAGAGAGAGTAATGGAAGAATGTTCAATTGAGGCTTGTTCGGTTCCAATGGAAATAATGCGTAAATCTTATGCCGGGATAAAGATTCATGAAAGAATGGGCCAGATCGGCTCAAAGCTGGCGATTTCCGATGTAGGGTGTGGGGTAGTATTTCTGAAAGCGGCATTGATCAGCGGTCAGTTGAACGTGTTGATCAATCTTGGTTCAATCAAGAATGAAAAATTTGTTCAGGAAACAACCGATGAAATGAGCCGCCTGCTTGATGATGGCATCAGGGTGGCAGATCAGACGTTGGAACTGGTAATCTCGAAATTGACTTGA
- a CDS encoding polyprenyl synthetase family protein has protein sequence MEEIELYMTRQKQNIDHTLLQIFKTLQATSVSKAMHYSVEAGGKRLRPILVLATAETLGSKEPSVINIACALEMIHTYSLIHDDLPAMDDSDLRRGVKTCHKVYGEAVAILTGDALLTLAFKLLADYGLETGRGINALRIIGLIARAAGVEGMVGGQILDLEAEGKELSAADIHDISRLKTGALINAAVLAGAIAAGASVEEEKILERYALHIGTAFQIVDDILDYESTEDMMGKPVGADQDRLKATYPAVYGLEEAKQKAESHYNKALGALKELDKPTFLLEMLAKKFVYRTR, from the coding sequence ATGGAAGAAATTGAGCTTTACATGACCAGGCAGAAACAAAATATCGATCATACCCTCCTGCAAATTTTCAAAACCTTACAGGCAACCTCTGTTTCGAAAGCGATGCATTACAGTGTAGAGGCGGGAGGGAAAAGATTGAGGCCGATCCTTGTCCTGGCCACAGCAGAAACACTTGGCTCAAAAGAACCTTCAGTGATTAATATAGCATGTGCCCTGGAAATGATTCACACTTATTCGCTCATTCATGATGATCTACCTGCAATGGATGACAGCGATCTCAGGAGGGGTGTAAAAACATGTCATAAGGTCTATGGAGAAGCGGTCGCCATCCTGACCGGAGATGCCCTATTGACTTTAGCTTTTAAGCTGCTGGCTGATTACGGATTAGAAACAGGAAGAGGGATAAATGCCCTGCGAATTATCGGGTTAATTGCCCGGGCAGCAGGAGTTGAAGGTATGGTTGGCGGTCAGATTCTAGATCTAGAGGCTGAAGGGAAAGAGCTGTCAGCAGCAGATATCCATGATATTTCCCGGTTAAAGACCGGCGCCCTGATTAATGCTGCTGTTCTTGCCGGTGCGATTGCCGCCGGAGCCTCCGTCGAAGAGGAAAAAATCTTGGAGCGTTATGCCCTGCATATAGGAACGGCTTTTCAAATTGTCGACGATATTCTCGATTATGAATCTACTGAGGATATGATGGGGAAGCCCGTAGGTGCCGATCAGGATCGACTAAAGGCAACATATCCGGCAGTCTACGGCCTTGAAGAGGCAAAACAAAAGGCTGAGTCACATTATAATAAGGCTCTTGGAGCTTTGAAAGAACTGGATAAACCGACTTTTTTACTTGAAATGCTGGCTAAAAAGTTTGTTTACCGGACCAGGTAG
- the xseB gene encoding exodeoxyribonuclease VII small subunit, whose amino-acid sequence MKDNKIEKMSYEEAVKRLEEIVNSLENAEIPLEESLKAFQEGIALSRYCREKLADIECRVEYLLKEEQKAIGTTLCNDQDVDSGE is encoded by the coding sequence GTGAAGGATAACAAAATAGAGAAGATGAGTTATGAAGAAGCAGTGAAACGGCTTGAGGAGATTGTAAACAGCCTCGAAAATGCCGAAATACCGCTTGAAGAATCGCTGAAAGCTTTTCAGGAGGGTATAGCACTGTCACGTTATTGTCGTGAGAAGTTGGCGGATATTGAGTGCCGGGTTGAGTATCTGCTTAAAGAAGAGCAGAAGGCCATTGGTACGACCCTCTGTAATGATCAAGATGTAGACAGTGGAGAATAA
- the xseA gene encoding exodeoxyribonuclease VII large subunit, which yields MNNNQMQKDILILKVSEINRYLKNLIQGDPRLRDVWISGELSNFKHHRSGHMYFTVKDAVSSLRCVFFRRENSLCSFKPEDGMEVILHGNIGVYEPDGVYQLYVAEMEPAGLGSLFIAFEKLKKRLAEEGLFREDHKKELPRIPKKIGVITSPTGAALQDILAILQKRLPTVGVVVVESLVQGAGAARDIVRAFDILQKTKDIDLIILARGGGSLEDLWPFNEEIVARAIYSSGIPVISAVGHETDFTISDFAADFRAPTPTAAATAAVPDRRELLESLDNLRDRALITLQRRLQQEKQLLDYTVGERFFRIPVERLRISREKLGQFIEKLPKEMIRLLQIKGMQLSNLLDKLESYSPFGVMDRGYSFCRDEKGKIIRSVHELEIGELIQLTFRDGRAECRTEKIEEEVLGEG from the coding sequence TTGAATAACAACCAAATGCAAAAAGATATACTGATTTTAAAAGTATCTGAGATTAATCGTTATCTGAAAAACCTGATCCAGGGCGATCCCCGTTTAAGGGATGTATGGATCTCCGGTGAGCTGTCAAACTTTAAGCATCATCGTTCAGGGCATATGTACTTTACAGTAAAGGATGCGGTTTCTTCGCTGCGCTGCGTGTTTTTCCGTCGTGAAAACTCCCTGTGCTCTTTTAAACCCGAAGACGGCATGGAAGTTATCTTGCACGGTAACATAGGAGTATATGAACCTGACGGCGTTTATCAGCTCTACGTTGCCGAAATGGAACCGGCAGGATTGGGTTCGCTTTTTATTGCTTTCGAGAAGCTGAAGAAAAGGTTAGCAGAAGAAGGATTATTCCGTGAAGATCATAAAAAAGAGCTTCCCAGGATACCGAAAAAAATCGGGGTCATAACATCACCGACCGGAGCTGCTCTTCAGGATATACTGGCTATCCTGCAAAAAAGGTTGCCAACAGTAGGGGTGGTAGTAGTTGAAAGCCTTGTCCAGGGTGCCGGGGCAGCCCGTGATATTGTCCGGGCTTTCGATATACTGCAGAAAACCAAAGATATTGATCTGATAATCCTTGCCCGTGGGGGAGGCTCTCTGGAAGACCTCTGGCCCTTTAATGAAGAAATTGTGGCCAGGGCAATTTATAGCTCAGGAATTCCGGTAATTTCTGCCGTGGGCCATGAAACAGATTTTACGATAAGCGATTTTGCCGCCGATTTCAGGGCTCCGACTCCGACCGCAGCAGCGACGGCAGCGGTGCCTGACCGCAGAGAACTGCTTGAATCACTTGATAACCTGAGAGACAGGGCTTTAATAACCCTGCAAAGAAGGTTACAGCAGGAAAAACAGCTGCTTGACTATACGGTGGGTGAGAGATTTTTCCGTATACCTGTGGAACGTTTGCGGATAAGCAGGGAAAAACTGGGACAGTTTATTGAAAAGCTGCCCAAAGAGATGATCCGACTGCTGCAGATAAAAGGAATGCAGCTTTCCAATCTTCTTGATAAGCTTGAAAGTTACAGCCCTTTTGGTGTGATGGACCGGGGTTACAGTTTTTGCCGCGACGAAAAGGGTAAAATTATCCGTTCAGTACATGAACTGGAAATTGGAGAACTTATCCAGCTTACCTTCAGAGATGGGCGGGCTGAATGCCGTACAGAAAAGATCGAGGAGGAAGTTTTGGGTGAAGGATAA
- a CDS encoding molybdopterin-dependent oxidoreductase, which translates to MKKTLNITIDGINIFAEEGTTILEAAKSKGIEIPTLCYHPRLEPMGHCRICIVQVEGFERPMTSCDNPIFEGMSVTTDTPKIREMRNQILEFALATHPYKDCLTCVRTGTCELQEKAYCFQSKLPEQISRKVPVEKTADNPYIVKDEEKCILCGRCIQVCRTNTGRFVYEMIGNGVNTRVVPTNNGVESSLEDAGCIFCGQCIEVCPVAAITEKERFAGGREWELKNVPGICVECSLGCYLERQLSDGNLIKVTVPAEGDKVSWLCKKGKFGLVDHQNEKKATVPIKIDDGKKIEISYDEAIRAIADRLSALKETNNNGKIAVYTDGRLSCEEYYLLHRFSRNVLETEYIFPGLEPAWVEAYTKLREIAGIGVNNPTPFNIRNAEAVMIIGSGLEDSHPVADMAVRQAARYGNAGIVCITSEPEKFSAWNKNVIAVDQGHETDILVAMSAVLKGEEISKAAERAGIAESYLITALELMKNKKSVIIATPSFFKSADSLAVNALLDLAESGRQIEKGRSNLLLLSSAVNAIGIFETGLLPVGKKEKTEKVESRVISTQTLEEEIKDGKIAGLLLLGEEFKLANDLNPGFLAVITANEAEYAKYADYIIPGRLIIEKDGFFVNASNQVRFNEAAWEPESVIVEGWKIIADLARAMGVKWSYNSLKDVREEMENLVSAG; encoded by the coding sequence ATGAAAAAAACACTGAATATAACAATCGACGGTATAAATATTTTTGCCGAAGAGGGAACTACAATTCTTGAAGCAGCTAAATCAAAGGGAATTGAAATCCCGACCCTCTGCTATCATCCCCGTCTTGAACCAATGGGCCACTGCCGGATTTGTATCGTTCAGGTGGAAGGGTTCGAGCGCCCGATGACGTCATGCGATAACCCAATTTTTGAAGGAATGTCAGTAACAACAGACACTCCGAAAATACGAGAAATGCGTAACCAGATATTGGAGTTTGCCCTGGCTACTCACCCCTATAAAGACTGCCTGACCTGTGTACGGACCGGAACCTGCGAGCTGCAGGAAAAGGCTTACTGTTTTCAGTCAAAGCTGCCCGAACAGATTTCCCGGAAGGTTCCCGTTGAAAAAACTGCCGACAACCCCTATATTGTAAAAGATGAAGAAAAGTGTATTCTCTGCGGCCGTTGTATACAGGTCTGCAGGACTAACACAGGGCGTTTTGTTTATGAAATGATCGGAAACGGTGTAAATACGAGGGTTGTTCCTACCAATAACGGTGTGGAATCAAGCCTTGAAGATGCCGGTTGTATTTTTTGCGGTCAGTGTATAGAAGTTTGTCCTGTAGCGGCTATTACGGAAAAAGAGCGGTTTGCAGGTGGCCGTGAGTGGGAGTTGAAAAATGTTCCGGGTATCTGTGTGGAATGTTCCCTGGGTTGTTACCTTGAAAGACAGCTTTCTGACGGGAACCTGATCAAAGTGACTGTCCCCGCTGAAGGAGATAAAGTAAGCTGGCTCTGCAAAAAAGGAAAATTCGGTCTAGTGGACCATCAGAACGAAAAAAAAGCTACCGTTCCGATTAAAATAGATGACGGTAAAAAAATTGAAATAAGCTACGATGAAGCGATAAGAGCGATTGCTGACAGGTTATCTGCTCTTAAAGAGACTAATAATAACGGTAAGATAGCTGTATATACTGACGGACGGCTCAGCTGTGAAGAATATTATCTTCTGCACCGGTTTTCGCGCAATGTCTTGGAAACAGAATATATATTCCCCGGACTCGAGCCGGCCTGGGTTGAAGCCTATACAAAATTGAGAGAAATTGCCGGTATCGGAGTTAACAATCCTACTCCCTTCAATATCAGAAATGCAGAAGCTGTTATGATTATCGGAAGCGGCCTGGAAGATAGCCATCCGGTGGCCGATATGGCTGTCAGACAGGCTGCGCGATATGGTAATGCCGGTATTGTATGCATCACTTCGGAGCCTGAAAAATTCAGTGCCTGGAATAAAAATGTGATTGCGGTCGATCAGGGACATGAAACAGATATTCTGGTTGCTATGTCTGCAGTTTTAAAGGGAGAAGAGATTTCTAAAGCTGCTGAAAGGGCCGGAATAGCGGAATCATATCTGATAACAGCACTGGAACTTATGAAAAATAAAAAATCTGTCATTATTGCCACACCATCTTTTTTCAAATCCGCTGACAGCCTTGCTGTTAATGCACTGTTAGATCTCGCAGAATCTGGCAGGCAGATTGAAAAGGGCAGAAGCAACTTGCTGCTCCTTTCTTCAGCCGTCAATGCAATTGGCATTTTTGAAACCGGACTACTTCCGGTGGGTAAAAAAGAAAAAACAGAAAAAGTTGAAAGCCGGGTCATATCAACTCAAACACTTGAAGAAGAAATTAAAGATGGTAAAATTGCCGGCCTGCTGCTATTAGGGGAAGAGTTCAAATTAGCAAATGACTTAAACCCCGGATTTCTGGCAGTGATAACTGCCAATGAAGCTGAGTATGCAAAATATGCCGATTATATAATTCCCGGCAGGTTGATTATTGAAAAAGACGGTTTCTTCGTCAACGCATCAAACCAGGTCAGATTTAATGAAGCTGCCTGGGAACCGGAAAGCGTTATCGTTGAAGGATGGAAGATTATAGCTGATCTTGCCCGGGCCATGGGAGTTAAATGGTCCTATAACTCGTTAAAAGATGTTCGGGAGGAGATGGAGAACCTCGTTTCCGCAGGCTAA
- a CDS encoding FAD-dependent oxidoreductase: MTKVFFSSWNSRIVDERNKKEEERTELTEIGIPKKVENKEIKAFIGWAGLVIIDPQYDPVRALKEYYYKMQDESCGRCIPCRVGSRVIADRLNRLVNGEGTEGDLGYLKEIATLVREGSLCELGISSPVPLLHALEYFEENFKTFLHPDKTEPDKTEEYRSILSAPCRNGCPAHINIPKYIECIKEGNYEEALAVNREKTPLVGTLGRVCVHPCESNCNRQPVDQALSIRLLKRFVADFGRKNGYDATLNKPTIDQNSNQVAVIGAGPAGINAAYQLALKGYRVTIFEALPIAGGMLAVGIPSYRLPRDILNAEIDFVKSLGVEIRLNVKVGVDISLDQIREEGFKAIFIATGLHDSAVMGCEGEEECYYGYMPGVEFLRKINLGQKVDLGDKVAVIGGGNVAMDCARSAVRMGVKEVHLVYRRSRNEMPANKAEIDAAEEEGVIFHMLANPTVILEKSGCVSGMECIKMELGEPDASGRRRPVPLKGSEFILAVDNIIPAIGQVADFCFLNKDCGMTVTDRGTLEVDKDTFASNEPGIFAGGDAVLGARTVIEAIATANRAAEAIDSYLKKGKVRVGYGRPMERQLESMGVYSESNVPEMIGNRTRLEEAVCPAEIRKKGFDEAELGFQRPAEVTAEAARCVKCLRLGMVVLEQGGTE; the protein is encoded by the coding sequence ATGACCAAAGTATTTTTTAGCAGCTGGAATAGCCGGATTGTTGACGAACGAAATAAAAAAGAAGAGGAACGGACTGAGTTAACTGAAATAGGTATTCCCAAAAAGGTTGAAAACAAGGAGATAAAAGCATTTATCGGTTGGGCCGGATTGGTCATAATCGATCCACAGTACGATCCGGTTCGGGCACTTAAAGAATATTATTACAAAATGCAGGATGAATCCTGTGGACGCTGTATTCCCTGCAGGGTGGGAAGCAGGGTAATAGCCGACCGTTTAAATAGGCTGGTTAACGGTGAAGGCACAGAAGGCGATCTGGGCTATCTAAAAGAAATCGCGACCCTGGTGCGGGAAGGTTCACTCTGTGAACTGGGCATATCATCGCCTGTTCCCCTTCTCCATGCCCTGGAGTACTTTGAGGAAAACTTCAAAACGTTCTTGCATCCGGATAAAACGGAACCGGATAAAACAGAGGAATACCGTTCCATCCTTTCTGCGCCATGCCGTAATGGCTGCCCGGCACATATCAATATTCCAAAATATATCGAATGCATTAAAGAGGGCAACTACGAAGAAGCACTAGCTGTCAACCGTGAAAAGACACCGCTGGTTGGTACATTAGGCCGGGTATGTGTCCATCCCTGTGAGTCAAACTGTAACCGCCAGCCGGTAGATCAGGCTCTTTCGATCAGATTGCTCAAAAGGTTTGTAGCTGATTTTGGGCGTAAAAACGGCTATGATGCTACTTTAAATAAACCGACTATCGATCAGAATTCTAACCAGGTTGCAGTAATAGGCGCCGGTCCGGCCGGAATCAATGCTGCTTACCAGCTTGCACTTAAAGGATACAGGGTTACAATTTTTGAAGCGTTACCCATAGCGGGCGGAATGCTTGCGGTCGGTATTCCCAGCTATCGCCTTCCCCGGGACATACTCAACGCAGAAATTGACTTTGTAAAAAGCCTGGGAGTAGAAATCAGGTTGAATGTAAAGGTTGGAGTTGATATATCACTTGACCAGATACGCGAGGAAGGTTTTAAAGCAATTTTTATTGCTACCGGGCTGCATGACAGCGCAGTTATGGGCTGTGAAGGCGAAGAGGAGTGCTACTACGGTTATATGCCGGGTGTTGAATTTTTAAGAAAGATTAACCTGGGACAGAAAGTTGACCTGGGTGATAAAGTTGCCGTTATCGGAGGCGGTAATGTTGCCATGGATTGTGCCCGCTCTGCAGTCAGGATGGGAGTAAAAGAAGTCCATCTGGTATACCGCCGCAGCAGGAATGAGATGCCTGCCAATAAAGCAGAAATAGATGCCGCCGAGGAAGAAGGCGTAATCTTCCATATGCTGGCCAACCCAACGGTTATTCTCGAAAAAAGCGGCTGTGTCAGCGGTATGGAGTGCATCAAAATGGAGTTGGGCGAACCGGACGCAAGTGGACGGCGCAGGCCGGTTCCGCTCAAAGGCTCGGAATTTATCCTGGCGGTTGATAATATCATTCCCGCCATCGGCCAGGTTGCTGATTTCTGTTTTCTAAATAAAGACTGCGGAATGACTGTAACCGACCGGGGAACGCTGGAAGTGGATAAAGATACCTTTGCTTCTAACGAGCCCGGAATATTTGCCGGAGGTGACGCTGTCCTGGGAGCACGGACAGTTATTGAGGCCATAGCTACAGCCAACAGGGCAGCCGAGGCCATCGATAGTTACCTGAAAAAGGGTAAGGTTCGGGTCGGATATGGTAGGCCGATGGAGAGACAACTGGAAAGTATGGGCGTTTACAGCGAATCAAATGTTCCCGAAATGATCGGAAACAGAACCCGCCTCGAAGAGGCTGTCTGTCCGGCAGAAATCAGGAAAAAAGGTTTCGATGAAGCTGAGCTCGGTTTCCAGAGGCCCGCTGAAGTTACGGCAGAAGCTGCCCGCTGTGTTAAATGCCTAAGGCTTGGTATGGTTGTTCTGGAGCAGGGAGGGACAGAATAA